aattattttctaGCAAAAAGTTGCCACCATCCGTTTTCACATAATTTATTCTATGccaaattattttatctatgtATAAACCACTTAATAAACATTCTTCCTATACTATCTACAATTATTTCCAACCAAAATGCCATGAGTTACACCCTTTAATTAACAggatacatgcatatattttttcttctatgACAGGCTCCTCGACCAAGTACCGGTCCACATAAACTGAGAGAGTCTCTGCCGTTGATGCTGCTTCTAAGGAATCGTTTGAAGTACGCACTCACGTATGATGAGGTGATAAAGATCGTCAACCAGCGGCTAATTAAAGTTGATGGCAAAGTCAGGACAGACAAGACTTATCCAACTGGATTTATGGGTTGGTTAAATAgaattatataattagttttcagtagtctaaaggttaagcaGGGCTCgcggggaacattttgttgtcaaaatcttgattagcaatatttctagtcagttgaaaatttattaattaacaattactgcttaatgttttaaaattgtttagctatctctgaaacttgcgtagcaaATCACGATGCAATAATGAACACAATGTTCCTTGGCTCGACCTGTGCATTGCCAACTTGGCTAATTGCCATTTTTTGTATgcagtggctacaacatttagtgtttggctaataaaatgtatatattttttaatttaaccaaTTTTGAGTGATTATCAAGAAATGCTCCACAAATGTCACCAACACACCTCCTTTTATCACAAATTAGAGAAAATATTGAATTAAGTatttataacatcattattGAGTTTCAATCATGGCTGGATTAGCAACGGTCTAACCTATGACAGTTTATGCACTCCATAAAAACATTACTTGTGATAGATAAGACTTACTTTCATTATTTAAAGCCAGATATGCCAACCATTACACATATGGCGGAATCATTACAAATTTAAAGCATAGATTATGCTACCGGTCTTCCGAACAGCCCCGATGTTTGCTGATTGGGTATGGCCTTGGACTTGACTTTACCAAAATGTTGAAAAACGCGCTCCTGAGCCATCACTGATAACGTTCCTATTTTTGAAGGCCTGAATTCCTATGACACTCCAACTAGGGTTGGCATCTCTGTAAACCTATTGATCCATGTCaaattcatgaaaaataattccatttgattaatttttataaatagctGTTCCATATTCATTACAGCAGCCATTATTTATCATTAATGCTATATAATGACTTTATAGTCTTAATTGATGTATATTATTTCTAGATGTTGTAACAATTGAAAAGACGTCTGAGAACTTCCGTATCCTGTACGATGTGAAGGGCCGTTTTATTGTGCACAGGATCAAGCCAGAGGAGGCGAAGGTATGAGTACTGCCTTGAAAagaatagtaaaaatgtatgtgataattttagGATAGCTTTTCCATATATCTTGGTCAGGAGATTGTACTATGGCAGGTTGGTTCATGTTTGAAAACTATTAAGTGTGTTATGCTTTAATTTGTGTCTTGTGTCTTTAATTCTTTGAGAGTGGACTACATGCACTATTGCTTATTTCTGTAAGATGGAAATtggttgttgtttatttataaaagcAATATCTTTGGTTCATTTCCGCCATTTTTATGACACACGTCCCcttttttcttggaataaaaaGGCTTTGAATTTAAAGTTcatgggctgaatttacaaagcatgtttaGTGTTTTCTCtcgcttgttttagcatggtgtggcaccatgcctcaatagtctagtgccatcttgccttaataggcaccatgctgccctgagattaaagaagcctttttcagtaattaattctaaaattgcctttataaaacacaaaaaaaggtattattaattaataaaatatgccttttatatcttatgccattcatttattaaagcaagcacataaattacattaatgtttattttaattaatttttgtcttatttttaattaaataaaagtgcCCCggaaatggtgaaaatgccccaaacatgtttggtctaccatgccgtgccaaatttctagggaaatcactaatgttTCTCTTTCACatgtgtaactacgtacatttacaattcttAAAAAAACAGGCTCTGTAAATTcagtattatgttttgtaaaagGTACAGAGGCCCAACAGGAAAACTACATGTccacacaccaaaacataagattgttttgtttatcatatTTGGTAACTATTGTTTTTGCAGTACAAGCTGAGTCGAGTCCGACAAGTGCATGTTGGTCCGAAAGGTGTGCCTATGATTTACACCAGTGATGGTCGTACAGTTCGCTACCCAGATCCTCTCATCAAGGTCAATGACACTGTCATGGTCGACATAGCAACAGGGAAGATCAGAGATTTTGTCAAGTTCGACACTGGTATGTATAGCATGTATTcagagtacacccatttttcaaaaatggaagtgcatgtaaatgtaataaattTGTTGTGCTCAGCAGGGCACagtatttcacgagaaccgctCTGTGTCGGTTACATGGCTTTAAAATTACGAGAACTGCCAATCGGTTATGTGGTGAACAGTTgcatctaaaattaaaagtcttACCTAAGTCAACCTCATGTTAACTGACTTCGGTTTCCtatgattttgaaatattgtcccctgcaatGATAGTGATAGTTGGCCAGGTTAAGCTGTAATTCTTAGGTTATTATTTAGGAACCAGAATAATTTTCCTGGAACTATTATCAGGCATGATCGAAGCCATGCTGAAGACTTTGGTCTTTGTGTGGTCAAAAATATGCCAAGAGAATCATCTTGCATACGGTCGCTGTTTGATATCTAAGTTGTTTAacagcattaccaaatgtaaGGACATGATTTTACCCTCCCTACCCTTTGGCAGGATCCCGGGATGTGATGTTTTTACAGTAGGTTATGGAATATGCTGGGGTTTGTCTGTTTCCATATTATGTgtaaagaaacacactgaatagatattaaaggtaaaattagtgATAATTTTAAggattaatattttattcatgtaATTATTTCTGATTATGTAATCAAAAGTTGATAGGTTTCTGAAAACTGCTTATAAGCAATGATCGAATAAGAAATTACTGATTCCCCAACACAATTCTAGTGTTTAGCAACTTTGCAAGactagaataaaaaaataaatgggttatgggcaaaaataaatttatgtaacACCTTTCTTTTTTGCatactgtataatactttattttcgcgtgtGAATGAAATTTGCGAAAATATATTCTACGTGAAAATAAAGGccgactaaaaaaaaaatagtctcGTTCAACTATAACTCATTAGTTTCTAATTATCGAGGCTAATAGTAACAATGCAATGTCCCTCCTGTCACGGaaaaaaccaacacaaaacaaaaaatctgcttaaaactttaaatcaagaacacTATGcaaagtacatacatgataataaaacaatactaacattaAAAAGCTTTATGCCGTTTTCAAGTTGACAAGTGCTAGCGATCAGTTCATCAGATAGTGACTACACGTGTTGAACGGCGGAAGttacatatgttaaaatgtGGAATTGAAAAAATCCGGACTAGGCTTATCACAAATATTATTGATAGATGTTCAgattcaaaatgttatttttatttgtcacaaaGGCCTGCAAGTCTGAAGCCTGTTCGTATTAAATCTGTTTTTCCTTTCATAGCATCATGTGCTCGAATAAGCCACTGGGCAATGAATGGGTTTAATCGTACTCAGACGTAAGTCAACTTGTACTTTCTCCACTGAGGATTCTGAACTGCTATCCTGTTCTTCCATCTGGGACACTATTTCAGCCGAGAACCACTCCTGGAAACATCTTTTTAGTTCATCTTATAGTTTTTGTTGAATGTCAAGTCCAGAGGTATCTGATCGGTGCACGCAACCGGAACGAACACTACCTGAATGTGTGCTTTTTTCAGTTTGTCGAGCAATGCCTTACACTGATGTGCCTTGTACACGTCAAAGATAGCAATACATCGTTGATCATTTGCCATCTTGAGATTTTTTCTCATTTTGTTCATGTATGGAATTACAATTTCCTCAGAGAATTCCAACATGGAATTTTCATTACTCCagtgtgttctgtgtgtgtaACATTCCATTCTTCCGGGAATTCTATACGTGGGTGACACTTGTCAGTTTTTCCGCCATATATCACTTGTGGTGGGAGGAGTTCTCCAGCCATCGAGACAGCCAGTAGGACGGTAATCTGGCGCTTGTCATCTTTCCACTGATGGTCACTTGTTTGGCACCTTTTTCCTCAAATGTCCTTAGGCAATTACTTTAACGAACTGCCATCATTAGTACTAGTAATCCGTGTCGTTTTTAAGTAAGATTCGTTTAAACTTCTAACAGTACTTTCATTCAGTTTTTTACCGAGATCCAACAGTAAATTTGCGAGCCGCTCTTGTTGCTCCGTGGTTGATTGCGTAACGGGCAATCTTAGCACGGGTTTGTTCGTCATATAGACCGTAAACGCCGCGTTTACGTTTTTTTGGGTTTACTTTACTACTAGTTTCTGCCTGTTCGGTGGCATTATTGGCAGCTTCAAAAGATATCGCTTGTTCTGCAGACAAACATTCTTTAGGATTTGGTAAACCCGATAATTTTGGTTTCTGAACTGTATTCAGCCACTTTAACAACGACATTTTAGAACTTTACCAATGCAGATACATTTTCGAAATGAATGTAAGCGCTACATTCATAATGCACGTTGTGACTTTACACTAAAGATTTTGCCTGTTAGCCAATCACaaatcatttttaattattattttgacgGCAATTACTAGGATTGTTACCAATCAAACTCAGTTACTGAGCTAGTAGCTTGTGCCTTCAAATTTCGTTTCGTTTTCGGGTTTCGGTTTTTACAACAATTATGAGGATTAAGGAAAAACTACGGTCAGCACCTTCTCTAAGTTTATGAGCTTGTAAACAATAAGTCTTGATTGGTTCAAGTAGGAAAACTGTTGTTTTATGGTTTTACTCATTACAGCAGATCTCTACTGTGTACAGTAGGCCTACTCGTGTGTGCATATTATGGTTTTACTCATTACAGCAGATCTCTACTGTGTACAGTAGGCCTACTCGTGTGTGCATTTTATGGTTTTACTCATTACAGCAGATCTCTACTGTGTACAGTAGGCCTACTCGTGTGTGCATATTATGGTTTTACTCATTACAGCAGATCTCTACTGTGTACAGTAGGCCTACTCGTGTGTGCATTTTATGGGGTTTGTTCTACAGATTAGCCTCACGACCGGTGAACCGGCAAAACTAAGTTCcgtttttaaatcaaaattattgatatcagtactactactactatttttattattattattatttttttaatttttttttttaaggggttGGGAGAttcgcgaaaataaatgttcgtGAATtgactcattttcattaaatcgcgaaaataaagtattatacagtaaCTAATGTTCGTGTAAATTGGTCCCTAAACTCGCATGAACAAAATATAGGTTATGCAAAGTTAGGTTTGCCAAAGCAACTAGTGAATGAAATGATCTCACAATTTGTGTTCGTTTGATTTGGATTTGTATTTTGAATTGTATATTTTGGACATAACAACATTGATTGACCCAATACGAAGAattcaattgaaaattgatttattgatatattttttggcatcagaaataatttataaaaaaaaaaaattgcaggcATGATCGAAGCCATACTCAAGACTTTTGTCTTTGTGTGGTCAAAAATGTGCCAAGAAAATAATCTTGCATACGGTCGCTGTTTGATATCTAGGTTGTTTAacagcattaccaaatgtatggACATTCTTTACAATTGCTGGAAACACAGATGTAGAtgattctaaatggttaaacattttgttaatttcaaTGGAGAATAAGAAATCATTGTGAAACATCGGCTAAttcaacttaaaaaataatgggccaaatttatgaagcctgtttttcttaaatgcaggtgtttaagcattgtaaatgtatatataacacCACAGTGAAAGATATCCCTGTGATATTTATGTGAAAAAACATCTTTCGAGAGGTGATGACCTCCGGTCACGTGAGCAACAGTGTCATACAGTACAACTTCCCATAAATGTTATGAGAAAAGTTTGCATGTTCTTtcaattcataattttaaatctaaaaaatatttgctgtccattattataattaatgttagcagcataatttaccaaactatatattttaataatttagtttagccttgaatatgtttaactttataatattgtttgtgtaaacttcattgatagatgTATGTGTAGGAATACAAAGTTTTATTGATACGTAACTAAATGAAGTGACCacaatatgacatcattttgctaaatgatgtcatttggtAAGTGGAGTCCTTTTCCCAGTCTTTGATCTGCATTTTCATGTCTTGTTTGATTGTTTTGGAAGTCATTCTGTACGATTTATATTCATTAATGtgcagtgtaataaataaaatattatcctTGTTCCCATGTGGGAcctttattttataacttgtgTTTTGCTTGTGatgtacaatataatataaacggtctcactcgttagtattctctatgtagttacacatgtgtaagtctgaaacaggctttgtaacttCGGTCCAGAATGTTAGTGCATGTTTGGCaacagaaataatttaaaatataaaaaattataggCATGATCGAAGCCATGCTGAAGACTTTGGTCTTTGTGTGGTCAAAAATGTGCCAAGAAAATAATCTTGCATACGGTCGCTGTTTGATATCTAGGTTGTTTAacagcattaccaaatgtatggACATTCTTTACAATTGCTGCAAAGGCagatgtaaacaaaaaataatgggCCAAATTACGAAGCCCGTTTTCCGTAaccacaggtgtttaagcatagtaaatgtatgtagttacatgtgtataaGTCTCAACATGGGCTTGGTAAATTCTGCCCAGAATGAGCGGATGTAAACCTGAATTCTAAATggttgtaattattttaacatgttggACATGTTTAACTGAAGGAAATCGAACATCACtaagcagtgttcgagattaacagtatcctgatatcccggggataccagaatttaattttggataccagacttcaagaacccagtatcccaccgggataccatataatgggtttgtttttgtgttcttgttgtttgggggggggggggggggttaatcggcgtttttatttttcactggaAACAATGAGTTGTCATTACTAGTGAAGTTGAGTAACAGTGTTGTCCACGtttgttaagatgttatttatgaatttcatttaagtgggatgcTAAAgtatcaggtgggataccagattttgaaatattagtatccaactgggatactgcccaaaatgtttGATCTCGAACACTGCTAAGTCTTGAATAGGATATTCAACTTGCAGGAATTTAtgttttatgaagtaaaaacatGATACACAAGTTAACTTACAAAAAGTTCTATGGATTAATTTTCTGATTTGAAATATACAACTTACTGTTACTACCACACTATTTTTAAACTGCTGAATAAATTaagactgaatgaatgaatgaaatgtttatgCGTTTTTCCAATGATTTATccatacattgaaaaaaaacaatttcttaTTTTGAAAATGCAAACATAGGATCTGATGTAGCTGAACAGAATCCCAATTTGTTAAcaaaaatgatttaaaatattgagtGACTGGCATTAACGAAGTCATGCTTTAGAGTTTCATCTCTGTGTGTGGTCCAGAATATGCCAAGAATATAATCTTACATACGGTCGctgtttgatatatcagttgtcaACTAGCATTACCAAATGTAAGGACACACATTAACATTCATTGAACAGCAGgaataaataaagattttaacaAGATGAAATTCTGTTAATTTTATGACTTCGGAATGTCAAACATAAAGATGGGGAGTGATACTTATATAGGTAAATgcaacaaatttttattttattttatttatttaattacggCTGTAATTGATATGTTTGCAGGAAATCTGTGCATGATAACTGGTGGCCACAATTTGGGGCGAGTTGGCATCATCACATCTAGAGAGAGACATCCTGGCTCATTTGACATTGTCCATGTCAAAGATGCCCTGGGGCATACATTTGCCACTCGGTATGTGTTTGATATGCAGAGTTTAAGCTTTGGTGAATGTATTTCATTATTAGTAAAACAGTCTTGTTTCAACCACTGAATTTTCTCAGTGTTtcgttaatattatatttacatcaTCAGgttaaaactaaacataaaaaccAAGTACTGCAGCATTTAAAAGCAAGATAACAACTGTTAAGGTGAAAAGCTAAAAGTTAAAAGGGCAATCATACCACAAGATAAGCTGGCTGGAAGAAGTAACACAATGAAAGCTAATTAATGTTTGGGTCATACTCATCACCTTGGGCAGCATTATATTCAAGCGATATATCCCCAACGATTCAGCAATGTTAAATTTagtgttttcattattagaattaaaaaaaggcTTTTTGAAAGGAAAATAAATCCAGTTCTAATAGGagcctttaaatatttttgtttagttgACTAAAAATTAATATGGTGACAAATTCTTTGACCATATTTATTAGTTGCTATTATCTTGTTTGGTCAAGTTTATCACTGATTTCAATTTACCACTCCCCAAAAAATGTAGAAAAAGTATTGTTTAGCTTGACACTTGAAAGGATAGTTTTACAGGGCTAGCTCAGCCACTTACCAAATTTGCGAATTTTAGGAACTattagcaaattttattttaatttggcaaaaaaaaacaatcatgcATATTTGCACCCCCAAAGTTGGACTTTATGGCCTATGGATATGCAGGATATAGGCTGCACTGTTCACCAATTGtgaattaaagtttaatttggcaaatatatttcattattaatttgctAAATAGCATATTGCCTGTTCTCTGTAACCTTGAGTAGGAGTTATCATTTAACGGTTGAGTGAACCACAACTTAAGGGCCCTAGCAGTTGCTCATCACCACTGCAATAATGGGTTCGGTTCAGGTAGATACAGCCTCCAGGTCATACCAGCAGTTGTGTTGGGTGCAATCAATATagaaaaatgcatatttaacTCCTTTTTTGAATGTCTGACTGTTTGGCATGCTAGTCTCCAATTGTTTTACTTTCTTTAAACTTGTTTTAGTTGTGGATTTCTGTGCACAACCAGTTGGCATGgactatttctattttatttggggggggggagagacacgTTTTAAGAATACTGGGCTTAAATATGTGTACAGATTTTTCATGTTTGACTTGTGGCcattgaacttaggaaataagAATTTTTGTTGGGTCTGATGGAAGACGCGTGGCTGTTAATGGTACTCTCAGAATTCTTTTGttactgttttttttcttcttcacagGATGAGCTATGTGTTTGTGATTGGAAAGGGCAACAAGCCTTGGATTTCACTTCCCCGTGGTAAAGGTGTCCGACTCACCATTGCCGAGGAGAGAGATAGACGTCTGGCTGCCAGAGCTAACCAATAGACATTTAAAGAGACTgacacataaaaaaataaatccgTCAGAGAATttgttatgtattttgtttttgtttgtcagtgtgagggtttttttttttttttgctttgtcAGGGCAGCGCAAAGGAACAAAAAAGTATTTGGAACtagttttatttatatggaTGGTCCTCAACCATGGACAAAATAAGTAACattgtaaaaacaataaatgatcCATTTCATTATCACAGTCtgtaacagtttttaaaatatgacactagtaatattattttatttacatatacacaAAGCAAGAATTCACATTACAATTTTCTTCTAGAAAATGCTTGTAAATACATAGCCATTCTTTCTAAACAAACAATTgttgcacattgatttattagcagttggacgtcaaacatttcgtaattttgacagtcttagagaggaaacattttgcattagtagcaagggatcttttatatacactattacatggacagaatagcacataacatACCAagacttgatataccagtcgtgttgcactggctggaatgagaaatcgcCCAACGAGTGATCCCAAACTGATTACAAATCAAACcactaccactggactacgttctGCCTATTGACAGATTTATGGCCTTGAACCTGCGAGATTGATGCTTTACTCTCATAATTGTTTGACACTGGGAAAAGAAAAACGTGTTCTTTGATATGTCTTGTTAAAACGGAGGTTGGGGATATataacgatcccttgctaactGAAAAGTCCTGGGTTGTACAGCAACGATACCtggaaaaaacatttaattatgtgGGCCTGATGACCATTTGCAACACCGCTCCAATTCTCCACACCGAATGTGCCACCAGTGGGTATTTTTCTGTTATGTGAAGAAGTGTGCTGTCTAGTCTCTGCTGGATGTTCTCCGACAGATAGTTTCCTCTAGGAGTTGTCAGcagtactttaccactgtgaAGGCACACCTCCAGCACAGCTATGATGTGATGCACGTTTTCGTACTGCTCTACGTTTATGGATTCCTCCCCACTGCAACATTGCCTCAAGGTGTTGCAGAATTCTTCAATCGCTTTCATTAGGTGGTCAAGAACAGTCTCAAAGAGACTGAATGATTGGGTCTCGGATAAACAGGTCAGCAGTATTTCTAAGTTTTTCTTGGTAGTTAATGATTCCTGTTGAAAAGAGAATGATAAAGTCAATACAGAATTCACATTTTATTGAAAGTTTGGAAGGCAATATTCAAGAactttttattgaaaattaCTATTCACAGGTTTCTGCATTCACCATATTGAAGTGACAACACTTTGTCTCATGTTTTCGTCAGTATTTATAACAGCCTATCCAACAATGTTtgaaatttggaataaaatgaCACTTTATTAGTAAAAACTTGACAATTACCAGTTGACAAATTTAGGAAATATGAGAAAATAAACGTaagaaagtaaattaaaatatttatcagcAGAAATCTGCATTTCCaatatttttaagatgtttttctaaaattcaagcacttttaaTGGATTTCGACAAATTCAAACACTTTTCAGGGGCATAGCGTGacctggggtgggtgggtgttcaAATATAAACCatgtggaccctttttctattttgtttttgcaccaccaataactccatatgtataaacctgtatgttttagttctgaaagcggaccatctGCTTCAgcaggggtggggtgtgtgtttcATCCgaacccccatccccccccccagcctacgcccctgcttTTCATTATAACTGCTCAAATTCCAGCACACTTCAAATCTGTCCATTCTGATCCCATGATTAAAGTCTGCGTAGGAAATAACAGAAGCCATCCTTAAATATGTGGTCTctatttacaatattataacattgtTTAAACACTTGATGCAAATAAACTACTCTGACTGCTTTTAACCATTGCTGAACACAGCAGTTGTTATACCAtacaatcataaaatattggtgaCCTTAAAATTTAGCAAATTCTAAATAAGTGACATTAGCgtagaaactttaaaaaaaaaaaggaaggaaggaaatgttttatttaacgatgcactgaacaattttatttacggttatatggcatcagacatatggttatggaccacacatatttagAGGTGAAAgatgctgtcgccacttcatgtgctactcttttttgattagcagcaagggatcttttatatgcaacatcccaaagacagggtagtacataccatggctttgatataccagtcgtggtgcattttaccactaagctacgtcccgccctaaaaCATATAGCCATTGTTATGTGACAAAACATTCACACACAAGTTTTTCGGAACAGTCTGTTAAACGTGTATAAATTTAGCTTTTGAAATACTAGCATCTTGTATGCCcttgataaattcacaaaaaatgtattagttttccaacactgaatttaaaaacccccaacatatttacaaatgACATCCCTAATATCAACTATCCGCCGAGACCCTGGCACAAGTACTCTGACAGCATTTGGACAGATATCCTGCTCTCTAACTGTCGGTAGACCAATCTATATCAATATTGCACAATCTCTGCCTTCAAACGATAGTCAAAGATCCCctctctaatacaacaacaatcctatgtttgacattaaatacctttacatcgatcattcccccccccccccagttcccTGATAAAAAATGTTTCATATAGTAAAGACTAATAAAcatactacaggaagaaacccacCAGCAACTatgtatttaaccggaacattattgaaagggggtgctgtcttgtttcttcctgtagtgtgtgtattagtaatATGTGAAACACATGTTATCGGAGAACTTAAAAAGGATCGATGTTACGGTGTTTAACATTGAACATAGAATTGTTGTTGCATTAAAGCGAGAATCTTTGATCACTCTTTGaccagactccaaaccctgagtgagttctccacatggctcaatgggtaggtgtaaaccacttgcaccgaccagtgatccataattggttcaacaaaggccatggtttgtgctatcctgcctgtgggaagtgcaaataaaagatcccttgctgctaatcgaaaagagtagcccatgtagtggcgacagcaggtttcctctcaaaatctgtgtggtccttaaccatatgactgatgccatatacccgtaaataaaatgtgttgagtgcgtcgttaaataaaacatttctttctttctttcaatactGATATATATTGTTCTCTGATGGTAAGAGAGTCTGATAACTGTCCAAGTGTTCATCTAGCGCTCTTACTGTCACAGGCCATAGAATTTCAAACTTCGtggaaaacacttttttttgttctgtgccatgtgatcatgggaacccatcagaaaaaaacgtttatattatttttgttgaatagttgTACTCAATGTAATAATCATGGGGAAGGGTTCCATGATTTTACCGACACAGTACCAGAAATCAATCATTACCGTGAAATCTGcgtcagagtactctggctaccGAG
This DNA window, taken from Gigantopelta aegis isolate Gae_Host chromosome 4, Gae_host_genome, whole genome shotgun sequence, encodes the following:
- the LOC121370554 gene encoding 40S ribosomal protein S4-like isoform X2: MGYRGRRKILKRVTAPKSWMLDKLGGVFAPRPSTGPHKLRESLPLMLLLRNRLKYALTYDEVIKIVNQRLIKVDGKVRTDKTYPTGFMDVVTIEKTSENFRILYDVKGRFIVHRIKPEEAKYKLSRVRQVHVGPKGVPMIYTSDGRTVRYPDPLIKVNDTVMVDIATGKIRDFVKFDTGNLCMITGGHNLGRVGIITSRERHPGSFDIVHVKDALGHTFATRMSYVFVIGKGNKPWISLPRGKGVRLTIAEERDRRLAARANQ